A portion of the Naumovozyma castellii chromosome 2, complete genome genome contains these proteins:
- the RAD9 gene encoding chromatin-binding protein RAD9 (ancestral locus Anc_8.426), giving the protein MPATVNDSRFDESVDQVIQQTPIAEQFFSHPSEQTIPASSNDPSIILGNRVITAENEEVSDNSITSFDERQDYNGRTENNNIRTFEAGANFNTNNNTAESSQIRRTPLRESQSNVQMKYNTRTPDLDRIAKFFKSNKSPTKTNLLINHADSLLEDTPLAERVNVTQEKSQRVISTEFVTAPLNENTTTSLDIISMKGSYPELESNGLDESVEKASNDSGNISENNFLSKFDSQLEDTPPSQRQTLKIPSSGDALPGRNTTQIQNTQITKLLQSISNRTNSRISSDLKTNTKEPSYNKSFDKTVEERDITDIDNIPFPDKNCPTTTAVSTINTNSHLGKRIEENSTNELQIEREFGSKKQALNESIIRDEQEINTTTDLSCIEDTTDGAIPNKWVFRPADQLEFNSTKSTQVIGIGKTQELISTPTNDLVEKAEATQPQLVFSPASEPSSAEKSFLATLPIVDEANSTSTEIIYSHSPSARQTLETPPNLRKDNMVALTEVPETSSPSKPKAIPPNRENSSPSPRGELPNWKRDDIDTQERFILKVSSKLESPIETKDGSMATSHELDTKDNDIVLSETEMTQELPELEEHDGDDGVSLRMSLDTEQKKLSTSQLSKRNAFNDSQDIVYNRRHIRRKQRDTMEDSDERGSDTTSPRKRLKREIEIMNSDLNEEICQVANEMLADGDDVNSNPIKSKETFPDLVTPIKVEKKREFPSKVKTEDSEYLTKRDIRFEDAIWCQYSLNYKYYPALLLSPNIGEDSSLVLFETGKAESKNEDIYYLDIRIGDTVTFNTNEYSVSALECRTHDPQIIRCIRGYDTVHLKKRNANGSLSKKVVIKPLASITVELNEWARRPKIILEDGVGSRGKALRGLRHPLRGRKTTNYTSPKKLLHKLIKEEHIVDDSTNSIDKFTDERVTSIMTPTQKSLTNFPSSATRDQGYKIFDKCLFVLTSIFENKDELCSTIEARGGKVLTLGFSSLFDCCRAVSTMPVGEDEDIILKESSLHLTWKRDCIFKDYKFACLLTRRHLRSLKYLETLALGWPILHWKFINACVKENTLSIQSIPRFLLPAGESYRLSVDITTKSGVIKSSDILQFYSRLLNGDRLINQTDALKNLMMDYVVLLYGYSELDDFIKFIFACTGISRFYETDMKLHDDAPDSLLLILEKLFKLCQDKGLKILVYMNEETGKISNDLLDQTRKEILERFSSFKVPFHVRSKEWLIQTIINESTDFDDENY; this is encoded by the coding sequence ATGCCTGCAACGGTAAATGATAGCCGATTTGATGAATCGGTAGACCAGGTCATCCAACAAACTCCTATTGCAGAACAATTCTTCTCACACCCCAGTGAACAAACAATTCCTGCAAGCAGTAATGATCCTTCTATTATACTGGGGAATAGGGTTATAACTGCAGAAAACGAAGAAGTTAGTGATAATTCGATTACGTCTTTTGACGAGCGCCAAGATTACAATGGAAGaacagaaaataataatatacgTACTTTTGAAGCAGGTGCTAATTTTAATACGAACAATAATACTGCTGAATCATCCCAAATACGGCGTACTCCACTGCGAGAGAGCCAATCAAATGTACAAATGAAGTACAATACAAGAACACCTGATTTAGATAGAATTgcaaaattctttaaatcgAACAAATCACCCACTAAGACAAACCTACTGATAAATCATGCGGATTCGCTATTAGAGGACACACCGCTGGCTGAAAGGGTAAATGTAACACAGGAGAAAAGTCAAAGAGTGATAAGTACCGAATTTGTGACAGCTCCCTTGAACGAGAATACTACGACTTCCTTGGATATCATTAGCATGAAAGGGTCTTATCCTGAACTAGAATCAAATGGTCTGGATGAATCTGTAGAGAAGGCATCAAATGACAgtggaaatatttcagaaaataattttttatcaaaatttgaCTCACAACTAGAAGATACACCTCCATCTCAAAGACAGACTTTAAAAATACCATCCTCTGGAGATGCCCTTCCTGGAAGAAATACAACTCAAATCCAAAATACACAAATAACAAAACTTCTTCAGAGTATTTCAAACAGAACCAATTCTAGAATTTCATCGGATTTGAAAACAAACACGAAAGAACCATCttataataaatctttCGATAAGACTGTGGAAGAACGAGATATAActgatattgataatattcCTTTTCCTGATAAAAATTGTCCTACAACGACCGCTGTTTCAACGATAAATACTAATAGTCACCTGGGGAAAAGAATTGAGGAGAACTCTACAAACGAACTACAAATTGAGAGAGAATTTGGATCAAAAAAACAAGCCCTTAATGAATCAATCATACGCgatgaacaagaaataaataCTACAACAGATCTTTCCTGCATTGAAGATACCACTGATGGTGCCATACCTAATAAATGGGTGTTTAGACCAGCAGACCAATTAGAATTCAATAGCACGAAATCAACTCAGGTGATTGGAATAGGAAAGACACAGGAGTTAATATCAACCCCGACCAATGATCTGGTAGAAAAGGCTGAGGCAACACAACCTCAGTTAGTATTTTCACCAGCTTCTGAACCATCATCTGCTGAAAAAAGTTTTTTAGCTACGTTACCTATTGTTGACGAAGCAAACTCTACATCCACAGAAATAATCTACTCACATTCTCCTTCCGCTAGACAAACATTAGAGACACCACCAAATCTAAGGAAAGATAATATGGTAGCACTCACAGAGGTTCCTGAAACAAGCTCTCCATCAAAACCTAAGGCAATACCACCAAACAGAGAAAATTCTTCTCCTAGTCCCAGAGGAGAGCTTCCAAACTGGAAAAGAGATGATATCGATACTCAAGAAAGATTTATACTAAAAGTGTCCAGTAAGCTTGAATCTCCTATAGAGACGAAAGATGGTTCAATGGCGACCAGTCATGAATTAGATACCAAGGACAACGATATAGTATTAAGCGAAACGGAAATGACACAAGAATTGCCAGAACTTGAAGAGCATGACGGTGATGATGGAGTCAGTCTTCGTATGAGTCTTGATAcagaacaaaaaaaattatcGACGTCACAACTTTCTAAAAGAAATGCATTCAATGACTCCCAAGATATTGTCTATAATAGAAGACACATAAGAAGGAAGCAGAGAGATACTATGGAGGACAGTGATGAAAGAGGAAGTGATACGACTTCCCCAAGAAAACGCCTCAAAAGGGAGATTGAGATCATGAACTCTGATCTTAATGAGGAAATTTGCCAAGTGGCAAACGAAATGCTTGCTGATGGGGATGACGTGAATAGTAATCCTATTAAGAGTAAGGAAACATTTCCTGATCTTGTGACACCAATAAAGgtggaaaaaaaaagggAATTCCCATCTAAGGTAAAAACTGAAGACTCTGAATATCTTACCAAGAGAGATATAAGGTTTGAGGATGCAATTTGGTGCCAATACTCCTtaaattacaaatattaTCCAGCTCTACTATTATCACCTAACATAGGTGAAGATTCTTCACTTGTTCTTTTTGAAACAGGAAAAGCCGAAAGTAAAAACGAAGATATATACTACCTAGACATCCGAATTGGGGACACAGTTACGTTTAACACTAATGAGTACTCCGTTTCTGCGCTTGAATGTCGAACCCACGATCCACAAATTATACGATGCATTCGCGGTTATGATACAgttcatttgaaaaaaagaaatgcTAATGGATCTCTAAGCAAAAAAGTCGTCATAAAACCATTGGCTTCTATTACCGTGGAGTTAAATGAATGGGCAAGAAGACCGAAAATTATATTGGAGGATGGAGTTGGTTCTCGAGGAAAGGCTCTTCGAGGACTTCGTCATCCCTTAAGAGGCCGAAAAACTACTAATTACACATCACctaaaaaattattgcaTAAGCTCATAAAAGAGGAACATATTGTCGATGATTCGACGAATAGCATCGACAAATTTACTGATGAAAGAGTCACTTCAATTATGACACCTACTCAAAAATCACTTACTAATTTCCCATCTTCTGCGACCAGAGATCAAGgttataaaatatttgataaatgtCTCTTCGTTTTAACAagtatttttgaaaataagGATGAACTATGCAGTACTATTGAAGCCAGGGGCGGTAAAGTTTTAACTCTTGGGTTTTCAAGTTTATTTGATTGTTGTAGAGCAGTATCAACCATGCCAGTGGGAGAAGATGAGGATATAATATTGAAGGAAAGTTCCTTACATCTTACGTGGAAGAGGGATTGTATATTTAAAGATTACAAATTTGCTTGTCTTCTTACAAGAAGACATTTGAGaagtttgaaatatttagaaaCTTTAGCACTTGGTTGGCCCATATTACATTGGAAATTCATTAATGCATGTGTTAAGGAAAATACACTATCAATCCAATCTATCCCACGATTTCTGCTACCAGCTGGTGAGAGCTATAGGTTATCTGTTGATATCACAACAAAGTCAGGTGTCATTAAATCTAGtgatattcttcaattctatTCTAGGCTATTGAATGGTGACAGGTTGATAAACCAAACGGATGCACtcaagaatttaatgatgGATTATGTTGTACTTCTTTATGGGTACTCTGAACTAGATGATTTTATTAAGTTTATATTTGCTTGTACCGGAATTTCCAGGTTTTATGAGACAGATATGAAACTCCATGACGATGCCCCAGATTCCTTACTACTGATTTTAGAGAAATTGTTCAAGTTATGCCAAGATAAGGGTCTTAAAATACTGGTATATATGAATGAAGAGACAGGAAAAATAAGTAACGATTTACTTGATCAGACGCGAAAGGAAATATTAGAAAGATTCAGTAGCTTCAAAGTTCCTTTCCATGTTAGGTCAAAAGAGTGGCTAATTCAAACTATAATCAATGAATCAACGGACTTTGATGACGAAAACTATTAA
- the ADR1 gene encoding DNA-binding transcription factor ADR1 (ancestral locus Anc_8.425): MPKSSSSTLPTGIIQSLSPDNQQEMGSESDATSTSRSLQPRTISPSNNMNSRINKRMKDLPDNLKLHGTTPSGKPRLFVCDVCSRAFARQEHLDRHARSHTNEKPYQCGICTKKFTRRDLLLRHAQKVHNGNCGETIQRKKRQKTMKPKRRASFSAQSAKHYANANINNFGIPNSVNKVEFSTPVLLPLDFKFDEEGFQFFDSENINLDGNSMTDNLPPLEHHNLTNAHHLVPTEFSLLDSKNWINDYNNNNVNPLSSNTESNSTSNTTPLNSKDDPIILNSGTSSWSLNQANGELKVKSLFDGNSVIVLRENEDTTESFDQQLNDIDSNKIQNPVYDISPPIFQSPSSFDKSPFFEGLFDSGLTADYLLDSNPHPDALEFNFKNILQEGLELNSRNTNSETPFQPLSMINENSIIPDGTHMKMQDLNIEIPQPTSLVNNNENLLHYSMLPEATLFSQKMHEMCSFVLSYYSQKCIFQPHNNETNESQKLSLKELFLPDFNELNQLLVLFQENFISHYPFIHTDLLNADLESLKKYVAANTTTDNAQTSPKDVLQYSKLVCLPLFMCTFGSLYKYGCNSKTIELYEISRRVLHVYLEINKKIQDKPAIEKHSQHVWLIQSLMLSIVFAMFADSHHKIDADLLKRQITAICAIIRANFLNDISLTQNRNANELNFNSSFEHIMFESKIRCTLMVYRFCQFLNIFFGINSILFLNEDDVKSICIPDDENTWRSASLFPQRITGVDQTVKKQHSITFKQFYEGFIFNDAGLYPIPETLAIPMLYYEFAVSKTSNFHIFLTKIDTRKLETNLSQSLTTATSESSMMDIDELPLSRKNYSSMLKHDSTISKNCLMTMLFFNDIDSKFGSKIWAGKTDEIFDQFLSANNLNLLTKGSYSLLTNFLVALNFSIQNISSLISICNSGTTLKLNNDRFSLFNIQGYFYNFLIVLKFLLDFEATPNFKLLCIFTELKKLADNILIPKLYTMYPQLFEKLGTEWKTKQKLNNPPTFTPINIERLEKLIDNVLVCAFNDTSFLTMSKPTTNEFLFHDETYSKADESINSPSSVDLVNYHSTVKKGNRSQHKQTLESRYHLSTKYVLIAECLLNHATQKYEHCYLLEKMVKSFAKIEKLLENENNQDNLSKLKIHCPVTLKTQKV, encoded by the coding sequence atgcCCAAGAGTTCATCATCAACGTTACCCACTGGCATTATCCAGTCGTTATCACCGGATAACCAGCAAGAAATGGGTTCCGAATCAGACGCAACTTCGACATCTCGGAGCTTGCAACCGAGAACAATAAGCCCCAGTAATAACATGAATTCtagaataaataaaagaatgAAGGATTTACCAGATAATCTGAAACTTCACGGGACTACACCGAGTGGGAAACCAAGATTATTCGTATGTGATGTCTGTTCTAGAGCATTCGCTAGACAGGAACATTTGGATAGACATGCCCGTTCTCATACAAATGAAAAGCCATACCAATGTGGTATTTGCACAAAGAAATTCACAAGGAGAGACTTACTATTGAGACATGCTCAGAAAGTGCATAATGGGAACTGTGGTGAGActattcaaagaaagaaaagacaAAAGACTATGAAACCAAAACGTAGAGCTTCATTTAGTGCACAATCTGCTAAACATTATGCTAATgcaaatattaataattttggtaTTCCAAATTCAGTTAATAAAGTAGAATTTTCAACCCCGGTATTATTACCCTTggattttaaatttgatgagGAAggtttccaatttttcgattctgaaaatattaatttagATGGTAATTCTATGACGGATAATTTACCTCCCTTGGAACACCATAATCTGACAAATGCACATCATCTCGTTCCAACAGAGTTTTCATTGTTGGATTCCAAAAACTGGATTAATGactataataataataatgtgAATCCTCTCTCTTCTAATACAGAATCGAACTCAACTAGTAATACCACACCATTAAACAGTAAGGATGACCcgataatattgaattcaGGAACTTCTTCATGGAGTCTCAATCAGGCAAATGGAGAATTAAAAgttaaatcattatttgatggCAACTCAGTCATCGTATTAAGGGAAAATGAAGATACAACTGAATCATTTGAtcaacaattgaatgatattgataGTAATAAAATCCAGAACCCAGTATATGATATATCTCCACCTATATTTCAATCTCcttcatcatttgataAATCTCCTTTTTTCGAAGGTTTATTCGATTCAGGCCTGACAGCAGATTATTTACTGGACTCAAATCCACATCCAGATGCTTtagaatttaattttaagaatattttacAAGAGGGGCTGGAACTGAATTCTAGAAACACAAACAGTGAAACACCATTCCAACCACTATCAATGATCAATGAAAATTCAATCATTCCTGATGGTACGCATATGAAAATGCAAgatttaaatattgaaatcCCGCAGCCCACATCACttgttaataataatgaaaatttattgCATTATAGTATGCTACCGGAGGCGACTCTATTCTCACAAAAAATGCATGAAATGTGTTCATTTGTTTTATCATATTACTCACAAAAATGCATTTTCCAACCACATAATAACGAAACTAATGAATCTCAAAAATTAAGTCTTAAGGAGCTTTTCCTTCCAGATTTCAACGAACTTAATCAATTACTGGTCttattccaagaaaattttatcTCACATTATCCATTCATTCATACTGATTTATTGAATGCAGATTTagaatcattgaaaaaatacGTCGCTGCAAATACAACAACTGATAATGCACAAACAAGTCCTAAAGATGTCCTACAATATTCTAAATTGGTTTGTCTTCCCTTATTCATGTGCACTTTTGGTTCACTTTATAAATATGGTTGTAACTCCAAAACCATTGAATTATATGAAATTAGTAGAAGAGTATTACATgtttatttggaaataaaCAAGAAGATACAAGATAAACCAGCCATTGAAAAACATAGTCAGCATGTGTGGCTGATCCAATCCCTAATGTTAAGTATTGTGTTCGCCATGTTTGCTGATTCACATCATAAGATTGATGCtgatttattgaagagaCAAATCACTGCCATATGCGCCATTATAAGAgcaaattttttaaatgaCATTTCTTTGACCCAGAATAGAAACGCAAATGAACTgaattttaattcttcattcgAGCACATTATGTTTGAATCCAAGATTAGATGTACATTGATGGTTTATAGATTCTGTCAATTtttaaacattttttttggcataaattcaatattattccttaatgaagatgatgttAAGTCAATTTGTATAcctgatgatgaaaatacaTGGAGATCGGCATCATTGTTTCCACAAAGAATTACCGGAGTTGATCAAACAGTGAAAAAACAACACTCCATCACATTTAAGCAATTCTATGAGGGATTCATATTTAATGATGCCGGTTTATACCCAATTCCTGAAACATTAGCCATTCCAATGTTATATTATGAGTTCGCCGTGAGTAAGACCTCAAATTTCCACATCTTTTTAACGAAGATTGATACCAggaaattggaaacaaaCTTATCGCAATCCTTGACCACAGCAACATCGGAATCTTCCATGATGGATATTGACGAATTACCACTCTCCaggaaaaattattcatcTATGCTTAAGCATGATAGTACAATCTCtaaaaattgtttaatgACAATgttattcttcaatgatatTGACTCCAAATTTGGTTCCAAGATTTGGGCAGGTAAAActgatgaaatttttgatcAGTTCTTGAGCGCCAATAATTTAAACCTTTTGACAAAAGGATCATACTCTTTGTTAACTAATTTTTTGGTAGCTTTgaacttttcaattcaaaatatttccagTTTGATCTCAATTTGTAACTCCGGTAcaactttgaaattgaataacGATAGATTCTCACTATTCAACATCCAAGGTTATTTCTACAATTTCCTAATTGTATTGAAATTCCTACTTGATTTCGAAGCAACTCCAAACTTTAAATTATTGTGCATATTTACagaattaaaaaagttGGCAGATAATATCTTAATACCAAAACTCTATACAATGTACCCCCAATTGTTTGAGAAATTAGGAACAGAATGGAAAACAAAgcaaaaattaaataatcCACCAACTTTTACTCCGATTAATATCGAGAGgttagaaaaattaatagatAACGTATTAGTTTGCGCATTCAATGATACATCCTTCTTGACAATGTCAAAGCCAACTACTAATGAATTCCTTTTCCATGATGAAACATATAGCAAGGCCGATGAATCGATAAACTCTCCCTCGTCTGTTGATTTAGTGAACTATCATTCAACTGTGAAGAAAGGAAATAGAAGTCAACATAAACAGACTTTAGAGAGTCGATATCACCTATCAACCAAATATGTCCTGATTGCAGAATGTCTTCTTAATCATGCAACCCAAAAATATGAACATTGTTATTTACTGGAGAAAATGGTGAAGAGTTTTGCCAAGATAGAAAAGCttttagaaaatgaaaataatcaaGATAACTTATCAAAGTTAAAGATTCACTGCCCAGTAACTCTCAAGACCCAGAAGGTATag
- the AHA1 gene encoding Aha1p (ancestral locus Anc_8.424), with product MVVVNNPNNWHWTDKNCITWAREYFQERLTGLNTGDAQDKLYSEINNVTSIDGDCEVNQRKGKVISLFDLNMVLSIKGHVDSDSFEGSISVPEVAFDSERDDYQFEISIYKETSKLNEIKPKIREVLVPQLRDVFAQFGKDLLIENGNDILTSKDKVNSKYTQANQELSFASKTADTKKTVPVTKGSSSTPGPSGTSTSTSSFSNGGGNMASMHLEPAFNVPAIELYKTFLEKQRIMAWSRSVLIYPEGEKGSSSGELSIGEKFELFGGNVTSELIEKSEGVKLVFNWRLNDWRKGNVSRLQMEFHESKEYHETKMQVTWTGIPIGEEDRVRGNFEEYYVRSIKLTFGFGAVL from the coding sequence ATGGTTGTCGTAAATAACCCGAACAATTGGCATTGGACCGATAAGAACTGTATAACGTGGGCACGTGAATACTTTCAAGAAAGATTGACTGGATTAAACACAGGTGATGCTCAAGATAAGTTATATTCGGAGATCAACAATGTCACGTCCATTGATGGTGATTGTGAAGTGAACCAACGTAAGGGGAAAGTTATTTCcttatttgatttgaatatgGTTTTGTCCATTAAGGGTCATGTGGATTCAGATTCATTTGAAGGTAGTATCAGTGTTCCGGAAGTGGCATTTGATTCGGAACGTGATGATTATCagtttgaaatttccaTCTATAAGGAAACTAGCAAATTGAATGAGATAAAGCCTAAGATTAGAGAGGTATTAGTGCCTCAATTAAGAGATGTGTTTGCTCAATTTGGCAAAGATTTACTGATCGAGAACGGTAACGATATCTTAACTTCGAAGGATAAGGTGAATTCTAAATATACTCAAGCTAACCAAGAGTTAAGTTTTGCATCCAAGACAGCTGACACGAAAAAGACGGTTCCTGTGACAAAGGGGTCGTCATCCACTCCTGGGCCATCCGGAACATCGACATCAACATCGTCATTCTCCAACGGCGGTGGAAACATGGCATCTATGCATCTGGAGCCTGCCTTTAATGTTCCAGCCATTGAATTATACAAGACGTTCCTGGAGAAACAAAGGATTATGGCGTGGAGTAGATCCGTGCTCATATACCCTGAAGGTGAAAAGGGTTCGTCATCTGGTGAACTAAGTAttggtgaaaaatttgaattgtttGGCGGTAACGTGACGAGTGAACTAATTGAGAAGAGCGAAGGTGTCAAGCTTGTTTTCAACTGGAGGTTGAATGATTGGCGCAAGGGCAACGTTTCACGCTTACAAATGGAGTTCCATGAGTCCAAAGAATACCATGAGACCAAGATGCAAGTAACGTGGACGGGGATTCCTATTGGCGAAGAGGACCGTGTGCGTGGTAACTTTGAAGAGTACTACGTGAGGTCGATCAAGCTGACCTTTGGGTTCGGCGCTGTGTTGTAG
- the UPC2 gene encoding Upc2p (ancestral locus Anc_8.423), producing MTELRIGEGVDPSASATPTKRTKEKVIELIEVDGKKVSATSTGKRKFHNKSKQGCTHCKRRRVKCDELKPACRRCLNWNVPCVYPVVQPKKRKVSTVVKYITRKADGSVEPIEQNSNMPTNDMGVNVKKEFVDNGLSNQILGQMTSDASEDDLPEKKRRANHILNTTTPPTTRKSSSVPITSANTPHFANNARQQISQLLGQAAQPIPSLLQQQPQPQPQPQSTQLPAGMDSLLPPLLAGMVQSPQLQQHLQQNMHMLPHLLNSIQQGNSVNIPNLAMVANMANLTVPVPVPAPVEQPTSPPQVPNLASTISGLFSPEKFVAGPSHAQQQLQYQLHQQLQLQQHQQIQLQQNEQIQLQQQLLQQQLQEQLEIQQKQMLASHQMQNPMSQVQPLTQEQSKMQTDDFTRNASPSNHSSPTASPQNNNRVPDLASLQTDTLSQLAKMGMDLKALGNVPTAGIGGISYDFQELLGVKFNLNSKIAKANSAEEALASMQEQQEQANLNGDNKPRGDLNSNSNDKTTVSPQSITKETTTLDDTPTKSDDTKKEPTTEIAKLLQLSTKAKLNLIDMKLFHHYCTDVWPTITAAKVSGPEVWSKAIPQLAFDFPFLMHSILAFSATHMARSQPGLEQYVSSHRLDALRLLREAVLEISEENTDALVASALILIMDSLANASAGSGGAANILSPSAWIFHVKGAATILTSVWPLSEKSIFYNLISVDLSALGTVINQDDDTISELYCFDENLADLYPVELDSPYLITLAYLDKLHREKNQSDFILRVFAFPALLDKTFLALLMTGDLGAMRIMRSYYKLLRGFTSEVKDKVWFLEGITKVLPASVDAYEGGGQHMMLDFLGGGLPSMTMNNLEDGYLP from the coding sequence ATGACCGAATTAAGAATTGGTGAGGGTGTCGATCCTTCTGCTAGTGCAACCCCTACGAAGAGGACAAAAGAGAAAgttattgaattaattgaagtGGATGGGAAGAAAGTCAGCGCAACTTCTACAGGTAAGAGAAAGTTTCATAATAAATCAAAGCAAGGCTGTACGCATTgtaagagaagaagagtGAAGTGTGATGAACTGAAGCCAGCTTGTCGAAGATGTTTAAACTGGAATGTGCCTTGCGTTTATCCAGTAGTGCaaccaaagaaaagaaaggtGTCGACAGTTGttaaatatattacaaGGAAGGCCGATGGCTCAGTGGAGCCAATAGAACAAAACTCGAACATGCCCACAAATGATATGGGCGTGAACGTTAAGAAAGAATTTGTAGATAATGGGTTGAGCAATCAGATTTTGGGGCAAATGACATCAGATGCTAGTGAGGATGATCTTCCCGAGAAGAAACGGAGAGCGAACCACATTTTAAATACTACTACCCCACCTACTACACGAAAGTCAAGCAGTGTTCCTATTACTAGTGCCAATACTCCGCATTTTGCTAATAATGCTCGACAGCAGATATCCCAGTTACTTGGTCAAGCCGCTCAACCAATACCTTCACTTCTACAGcaacaaccacaaccacaaccacAACCTCAGAGTACTCAATTACCTGCTGGTATGGATTCCTTATTGCCTCCACTACTTGCTGGGATGGTTCAATCCCCTCAACTCCAACAGCACCTGCAGCAAAATATGCACATGCTTCCTCATTTACTTAACAGTATACAACAGGGCAATTCAGTTAACATTCCTAATCTTGCTATGGTAGCGAACATGGCCAATCTTACAGTTCCTGTACCCGTCCCGGCACCTGTGGAACAACCTACCAGCCCTCCACAAGTACCTAATTTAGCTAGTACTATTTCTGGGTTATTCTCACCCGAAAAGTTTGTAGCTGGTCCATCGCATgctcaacaacaacttcaATATCAACTACACcaacaattacaattacaacaacatcaacaaataCAGCTGCAACaaaatgaacaaattcaattacAACAGCAATTAttgcaacaacaattgCAAGAGCAATTGGAAATTCAGCAGAAGCAAATGTTAGCAAGTCATCAAATGCAAAACCCAATGTCTCAAGTCCAACCTTTAACTCAAGAACAATCCAAAATGCAAACTGATGATTTTACTCGAAATGCTTCCCCTTCAAATCATTCATCTCCTACCGCCTCTCCTCAGAACAACAATCGTGTACCTGACCTAGCATCATTGCAAACAGATACCTTGTCTCAACTAGCCAAGATGGGTATGGATTTGAAAGCATTAGGCAACGTCCCAACTGCTGGTATCGGTGGTATTTCATACGATTTTCAGGAGCTGTTAGGTGTCAAATTTAATTTGAATAGTAAAATAGCCAAGGCCAATTCAGCAGAAGAAGCTTTAGCATCTATGCAAGAGCAACAAGAACAAGCAAATTTAAATGGTGACAATAAACCTAGGGGTGATTTAAATAGTAATAGTAACGATAAGACGACGGTGTCGCCACAATCCATAACGAAGGAAACGACGACCTTGGATGATACTCCCACAAAATCTGACGATACTAAAAAGGAGCCCACCACTGAAATAGCGAAATTACTTCAATTATCTACAAAGGCCAAACTGAATTTGATTGATATGAAGCTATTCCATCATTATTGTACTGATGTTTGGCCAACTATTACAGCTGCGAAGGTTTCTGGCCCTGAAGTTTGGAGTAAAGCCATTCCTCAATTAGCCTTTGACTTCCCCTTCCTAATGCATTCCATCTTAGCATTTAGTGCCACTCACATGGCTCGTTCACAGCCAGGATTGGAACAATATGTTTCCTCCCATCGTTTAGATGCCTTAAGATTACTAAGAGAGGCGGTCCTTGAAATTTCTGAAGAGAATACAGATGCATTGGTGGCAAGTgctttaattttaattatGGATTCCTTAGCTAATGCATCGGCAGGTAGTGGAGGTGCAGCCAATATATTATCCCCATCAGCATGGATTTTCCATGTGAAAGGTGCTGCGACTATTTTAACTTCTGTCTGGCCATTAAGTGAGAAATCCATCTTTTACAATCTAATCTCAGTGGACTTAAGTGCTTTGGGGACTGTTATAAATCAAGATGATGATACCATTTCTGAATTGTATTGTTTTGACGAAAATTTGGCAGACTTGTACCCTGTAGAACTAGATTCTCCATACCTTATTACATTGGCATATTTGGATAAGTTACATCGTGAGAAAAATCAATCTGATTTTATCCTGAGAGTATTTGCTTTCCCTGCGTTATTGGATAAGACGTTCCTAGCGTTGCTAATGACTGGTGATTTGGGGGCCATGAGAATTATGAGAAGTTATTACAAGCTATTAAGAGGATTCACGTCTGAAGTCAAGGATAAAGTTTGGTTCTTGGAAGGTATCACGAAAGTATTGCCTGCATCTGTGGATGCGTATGAAGGTGGTGGTCAACACATGATGTTAGATTTCTTGGGAGGTGGACTGCCGTCCATGacaatgaataatttggaagatgGATACCTGCCATGA